The DNA segment TAAAACGGGAGCAAAGCGATTTTGAATCAATTCAGCAATCGGCGAACGTGGAATTAGCACCCGCTCATCTACATAATAAGGTTGATTGCAGAAATAAGAAACGTTCAGCAAATATCCCAGTGGAACACGATCATTAATACGTTTAGCCAATAAATCAACAATTTGCTTTTTCTCAGACGGCAATAAGCGACTATCCAGAATCTGCTCATCCGCCGACCAATCTAAAGATAAAGTCTGTAATACAAGAGCAGAACTCTCGGCAAAAAAATCCTCCGTGCCTTGACCCAAATGCACCTCATATGCACGTAATGCGGTTACACCAAAGCGAATGAAATCCCGAATGGTATGCAAATTTTCGACTGCTTCGTCCAGGATTTCACGTTCAATATTTAGCGTTTCCACACAACTCTCCTCAGATTTTGCGCAAGACTTTTATTCAAGACTTGTGACCCAAGTATTTGGGCGGCATTAAGATGGGCTAGATTGTACCGTGAATTGCTTTCACAAGGCAGTTTTTTGGCTATTTTCATGATGCGATTTAGACCAAATGTTCACTTCCAATATGATTATTTGGTCTAAATAAAGACAGCTTAACTAGAGAATGGGGGCCTATAAGGAACTCAACCCGTTTGATCTGAAAGATTGTTTGTTCGTTGTACCTCAAATCCCTTTTGTTTTTCTACTGCCTCAGCATAGCTATTGGCATAATCCAAAGCGATAAAGTCCCCTTCAGGTTTACCTAATTTGAAAATACGTCGATTGCGTCGAAGCCGATCGTCTACGGTTTCAATATGAAACTGTTTCCGATGTGGACTCCATAAAATGACATATGATTCACTCGTAATCGAAAAATGCTCAGTAGACATAGGAACTCCTTGTATCATCTTAATAACGACAACCTACCGTCTTAGTTGTAGAGGAAACCCTGAAGAAAGGCAACACCTTAGGCTAAGGAAAACAGCATTAATTGTTCTGCTTATTTTATCTTTAACAGTCCAGCATGAATGGCGTTAATATTGCATGCTGTACAAACCAAATGGTTAATGAAACAGACTGAACGTATTCGAACTATCGCATTTTTTAAAGATGGAGTCTTTATGATTTTTAAGTCAATCAAGCCAACATGGCTTCGCGCGCTGCCCTTAACTCTCATGCTCAGCTTATCGAGCTTTAGCGCATGGGCAAAGCCACATGTAGTTTTGGTTGCTACAGGGGGAACAATTGCGGGTGCAGGCGCATCTGCAACCAATAGTGCCACCTATCAAGCTGCCAAAGTTCCCGTTGACGATCTGATTAATGCCGTGCCTCAAATGAAGGATATTGCAGATGTCGAAGGTGTTCAGGCCTTTCAAATGGCTTCTGAAAGTTTTACTGACAAAGAATTGCTCAGTCTCGCCCGTCAAGTCTCTGCGCTGGTCAAACGTGATGATGTGAACGGTATTGTAATCACCCATGGTACAGATACTTTGGAAGAAACAGCATTCTTCTTAAATCTTGTCGTGCACACGAACAAACCTATTGTTGTTGTCGGATCAATGCGACCCAGTACAGCCTTGTCTGCAGATGGTGCCCTCAATCTTTACGATGCTGTCGTTGTCGCTGCAGGTAAAGACTCTGCAGGAAAAGGGGTTTTAGTTGCGATGAATGATGAGATCCAATCCGGTCGCGATGTTAGTAAACGCATCAACATCCGTACTAATGCATTTGCAAGCCAATGGGGCGCACTAGGTATGGTTGTCGAAGGAAAAAGCTATTGGTTTAGACAACCGGTTAAACGCCATACTGGACAGTCTGAATTTAATATTGATGATATAAAGGGTGATGCACTG comes from the Aquirhabdus parva genome and includes:
- a CDS encoding type II asparaginase codes for the protein MIFKSIKPTWLRALPLTLMLSLSSFSAWAKPHVVLVATGGTIAGAGASATNSATYQAAKVPVDDLINAVPQMKDIADVEGVQAFQMASESFTDKELLSLARQVSALVKRDDVNGIVITHGTDTLEETAFFLNLVVHTNKPIVVVGSMRPSTALSADGALNLYDAVVVAAGKDSAGKGVLVAMNDEIQSGRDVSKRINIRTNAFASQWGALGMVVEGKSYWFRQPVKRHTGQSEFNIDDIKGDALPLVQIVYGSDSMIAAPYLAVADAGAKAIIHAGTGNGSVAGYLVDTLKKLRSQGILIVRSSRVPDGFVLRNAEQPDDKYDWVVAHDFNPQKARLLTSLALTKTSDTKELQRIFWEY